The genomic DNA tggGGCCTCCTGCGTGTTATTGATGAATGATTTTAAGATTCCAGCCGCATGTGCTGTGTCAACAATGTCACCTGTGCTGTATATTTCATGCTTAATCCCATTAAAGGTGACCCCCCTTCCTCCCAGTTGGCCTGCTGTTTAAACAAGCTCTCTGTGGCCAtaaaaatgccgctgtcccattGATTACAGGGTAATAGTTGGATAGATTAATGTGTTTCTCAGGGGGTTGATGCCTCGGCAATGAATCTGAATCACTCCCACAGACACAGCAAGTGCAGCAGCCTCCATAACCAATACCCGGCATTTTCTATCTCCCCTCATATTTCACACACCAATTACTGGTTAGTCCTTCATAGAGCTTCTTCGCGTCTTTTTCCTCACCAGACTTACACAGACCTCCTCTGCCTTGGCGAGTTAATCAATTTGGAAATGTCGTTGCTGGAAAGCGACAATAAAATTCAGCTATCCGGTGGTACAGTgggaagggaggggggagacTGAAATCAGAATGAGGAAGTTTAGGAGAACATGCTATAAAGCCGggtaagtgtgattgtgtgttggaGGGAGCTGCAGCATTTCAATGTGCTGTATTGCAGAGTGGAACGCTGTGATGGAACAGTGCTCTCAGAGCCCGTGTGCTCAATATCCCCCCGCTGCCGATAATGCGCAACACTACATCACTGGCATTAAATATTCAGAAGCTCCATAGAACCAGGTGAACTCGAGCACATGAAGGAAACACCTCACAATTTTTTCAAAGATAAGGAAAACTGATTTACACTATAAAAAGTCGATAACAACAGTCGCTCTCTTCAAAGTTTATTCATTGTCTCTCTACATGAGCTCTGGTCTCAActtgaggaggtggaggaagtgtgtgtgtgtgtggggggggggcagccccTGCTTCAGCCGCACAGTTCAGTCGGGTCTTAACCATTCCATGCAGGAAATTAAGTCATTTATAACAGGAGGTACAATGTGGGGTATTAATGAAACCTTTTCAGCTGCAGCCATCACCCAAAAAATCTTGAAGGGTCCCCGAGCCAACGTTAAAAAGCAATTTCCCAAACAGAACTGAATTCAGCAAATTGTGCCAttttgaatgggtgaatggtgGAGCCAGAGTTTATGGTTACACAGCGAAGAGAAGTGAACGGAATAATTATGAGAAGAATTATAATACTATAAAGTTTAACACAGTATGTGTcactgtccatggtgctgattGTCTGCTGGAGTCCACTGAGGAACACTTGCCTGAAGATTGTCATTTTCTTCTATTGCCATTAGCTTTAAACGATCCTGTATTATTTCATGTGCTGTCTTTTGAATTTAGCTTTTGTGTCAAATCATTTGCTGTCTTTGATTCGGAATGACATCGTATTCATTTGCATCTCGTCTTTGAGGTTCTGTGATCTTGTTATAATCGCTCCTCTTTGTGAAAAACTCTGTAACAGCTGGTTTGAAAGGTTCTATATAAATAACgttattattaaaatagattttttctttGACTAccttgatttttttcccctcctgttAGAGCGCTCTCTGTCTGAGCCTCAACTTCCTGCTCCAAAAAAAGATCAGAAAGTGAATTACATCATTGCTGAGAATGCATCGGAGCGGATACCGTCATCTTCTCGCAGTATCTCCCCCCAGAGATGAGACTCAGAATCCAGTGTGCAATCATGACCTAATGGACTTGTCTATTGTGCTGTCTGGTGGACGCCTCTCACCTGGTTATTGATGCGCAGAGCAAGGTGCTTCCTCTCCCGAGGCAGACTCCCGCTGCGCAGCCTCGCCTCCTCTCCCTGGTGCATGCTTCTGGAAGGACACCGCTcaagttaacacacacacacacacacaaacacacacaaacacgaaaACTCTCCAAAACACAAAATCTGCTTTAATCTCCAGAGTGTGCGAACAGCCTgtactctctcctcctcctcctgcagcagagagtGGCGTTCTGCAGGATTTCATCACTCATCGGTGCATGTCGTATAGAGCAGCTCATGcacgagcccccccccccccccctcgcatCCTGGAGGGAACGCACCTATGCATGCCCACGCGTGACTGGCACGAGTCCGCGGAGGTGTAGGTGACACTAACCTGTGCGCGCCGTTCCTCAGCATGACGAGCTCCCTCTCCGCGGTCAGACAGAGACGAAGTGAGCGCACCGGGTCGGGAGcagccagagagagggagggagggagagagagagagtgggagagagagagagggagggagacagcaGCCAATGGGAAGCCGTGCGTGTGCCTGCGCGCGTGTGCGGTGTGTCATTTAACTTGGCAGTAGCAGCATTAATTATGTCTTTCTGGGGGGAAAAGAGCAATCGCATGCTACAGTATCTCAGCTAGGGTTggaaaggggcggaaagtttccggtaaatttccgaaaactttccggaaactttccatgggaagttaaggtCGGgcattttgggaattttgaaaaaaaataaaaatacgcaaattagaccctgagcaataaaaacctcattcaaaactctattttaaagatgtatggaatgcagcacacgctgcacgttgagtttcaaccctccactgtgcattcttccatcacatgcacagataattcccagcatcctgcacactacagcagggctattgaggcctgctgtagtgtgcaggactagtcaggtaagtttcaatgatattactggggaaaatatattagcatgctgattgaggattgttcatctgttcatctagcctatttccattcatttatccatcaactgtaaaatatgtttacagacgattccaattgtttcgCTAACTATTTACATCTCTgccattgcattagtgtttttctacaaacgtgcactatctcatgtgtggagacatttaacCCCATCctatgtagaaggaaaggctgtgtacattagcaaatactgtgcaaagacatatgttaagaatgacacaaagatgcagaggcgtatagtcaagtgcccaaagtttcctcagggctcaaatcagcctatgacaaaacaaaatgtttatatttatgtctgtatatgacaaggtcaatacagttagaataaattacccacaacatttccagtttattcccgttaattcccgtatattcctgtatattcccgttaattcctgttaattcccatggaaagtttccaactttgaatattcccggattTTTCAACCCTAATCTCAGCCCATTATGTGTCAGGCCACTGTGTGCCAATCTATTTGCTCTCGGCCCAGATATGGCGCTGTAATGGTTTTAGATTGGACAGGTGTGTGCTGGGAAcaaggggaaggggggggggggggactcacaAGTTGAACAAACACCTGCATTTGGTATTTGCACACTGTAGTAATAGGTGAGGGGAGGCAGGAGAACGTCTCCATTTATCAGGGGACCGAGGTTTGGACTGGTTCTCCACAAGTGAACCCGAGTTGCCCTTCCTGAATGGAGGACTTCCACATCTGTCCAGTGAACAGCTACTACAAGCGGTTCCTGCTGCCGGTGTCCTACAGCCTGGTGTTCGTGCTGGGTCTGGCTCTGAACGGCACCCTGCTGTGGTGCACCTGCTGCCGCCGGACGCGTTCCTGGAGCAGCACCAGCATCTACATGACCAACCTGGCGGTGGCGGACCTCCTCTACGTGCTCTCCCTGCCCCCCCTCATCATCAGCAACGCCCGCGGGGACCTGTGGCCCTTCGGCGACGTCCTCTGCAAGTCGGTGcgcttcttcttcctgctgaaCCTGCACTGCAGCATGATGTTCCTGGCGTGCGTCAGCGTGCACCGGTTCCTCGGCGTGTGCTTCCCCGTGGTGGCCGCCGCCGTGCGCCTCCGGACCCGGCGGTCCGCCCTACTCGCGTCCGGCACGGTTTGGTTCCTGGCCGCGGCGGAGATCTCCCCCACGCTGTTGTTCGCGCACACGGGGGAGATCAACAACATGACCGTGTGCTTTGAAATGACCAACCCGAGAAACTTTGGTGTTTACTTCCCCTATGGGCTGTTCTTAGCCATAGTGGGGTTCCTGGTGCCGTTCATCATCGTGGTCACTTGCTACTGCTCCATGATGAAGGTGCTCTCCTCCAGGACCGCTGGCTCCATCTCCAACTCTCCAGCTCTCATGCGCAACAGGTCAGTTCGGTAAAGTTGGcaacacattcacagattcGGACTTCCCGGATCAATAAGTCTTAAGCGAAACGTTGTTAAAGCACAAACGCTGCAGAATTCCCACCGTAGcgggcacgtgcacagatagacccctagtggtgctcaagcaccagccattttgccctggaggagaaaagtgccCTTTTGCTGTagcccaattttttcttcattcatcaataattaataataaaaattactctCGCATCAATTCCCCCCCAATGTGTTCTGATGTCTGACcgggcatttatttgagttcttgtgagaatttcgccTTTTCCAAACTAAGTACTGTATCTAATATTTccaaaaattaaacaaaaacacgttcCCCAAAAGTTATTGCTGTAGCATAGCCAGCaggagaccctggatctgtgacatgattttggtgacaatatacagtatgagaccgaagttattgaataatattcatatttaatatttcccaaaattatacaaaacacaatttttccaAACTTATCGCTGTAGCATAGCCAGCaggagaccctggatctgtgacgtGATTTTGCAGACAACATAGAGTATTAGACcgaagttattgaatattttatataaaaaatatttcccaaaattatgCGAAATCACTTTTTCCCAAAATTAGTACTGTAGCATAGCCAACAGGACTCGCTGGACCTGTGAcatgattttggtgagaatatacagtattacaatgaggttattgaatatttttgtattatctcttttctgtgttgcactttgtagacggTCCCTACGCACTCGTTTCTCAGCAGGTTGTACGTAGACACCCATCTGTCCATCACGGAGGACGACTCATATTGATGAAAACTCGCCTGTAGCCCGTTGTCCACATTACTACGGTGGGAATTATGCAGCGTTTGTGCTTTAACAACGTTTCGCTTGAGACTTATTGATCCGGGAAGTCCgaatctgtgaatgtgttgCCAACTTTACTGAACTCAACAGGTCCCTGTCCACCgtgctgctggttctgctggtgTTCGTGCTGTGCTTTGGGCCGTACCACGTCGCTCGCACCGTGTACCTGTTCGTGAGGGTGGACGTGCCCGCGGACTGCCAGCTGCTAGACGTGGTCATGATCTCCTATAAAGTCTGGAAACCGGTGGTGAGTTTCAACTGCTGCGCAAACCCACTCCTCTACTTCTGGGGCTCGCACCGGCGCCGGCAGCAGCTGCGGGCCTGGCTgtgctggaggaagaagaggagggtgcagcccggtgtgtgtgtggtggaggtgGGCAGCAGGAACAGGACCGGAGGGTAGACAGCATCCAGCACAGGAAGTCAGGCCAAACAGTGACTTGTATCATAAGCAGTGGACATtgatactaataataataacaaggaCAACGCCAACACCGTCTAAGCTGTGTTTAATAACTCAATTTATGGGGTTAAGTATAAAAATACGCATCTGGAAACAAGTCAGGTGACAGAAGTCCCTGACTTGTGAAGCATCCTTTTTTGTACACTTTAATCTATTATACTAACTTAATGTAACCTATAAAACCTTGAAGAACAGCACACCTAGGGACATAACAGTAAATGCTGAGATTgctaaatgttatttaaaagcCGGCGATACTGTAGCCAGGAGTGATGTTAAAGCATTTGTGGGAATTACTGCCCTCTGTCGTTTGAAGAGTCTCTATAACAGACCCTATAAAAACCAGCATCCGTGGAACCATaaagcagcagcatcattttatttcattggcTCAAAAAACAAACTAGAGAGTGAAATAGACTCCAGATAGGTTCGAGAATAACCTCTGTCAAGATAATAATTaaagcaaaaaacacaacatcaaaaaGGACATTTTGTGGGCATCCTCTTTTTTTAGTGCATACTTGTCTGGAGCCGCAGAGCTCCAGTGCAGGGAGAGCAGGCAGATGAATGAAGGACATCATTTCAGAACACTCCTGTGGGCCAGTGAGGACAGATGGGTAGAGCGGCGATCTAGGAGCTTTGAGCAAAGGACAAAATACAAGTTTGActaaagaggaaaaggagactTCTGTTTTAGAGTCACTTGTGTTTAATTTGTggtgctgcagcagaaccagtcCTCCGTGTCCTCTTAGAAAAACAAATGGATCGCCAGTGTCAAGATTAGGGGCTGAACTACATTAATAAATGGATTTGTGTTTGAATTGTGTCCTAAgtgtagtgtgtttgtgtgtgtcaatgtgtgcaTACCTGAGCTCCCAGTCTGGACAGGTAGCGGTTGCGTAGGCCAAAAGCAGACAAGGGTGCTAATCTAGCAAGCCCCCCCCCTGTCAGTTTACTGGGCCGTCTTTTAATCCTGCAGCAATTATAATAACGTGGCCATCTTTATCATCTCTGAGCCCAACAGGAGAACAATTATGTAAATATTGCAGACAGCATTAATCACCCACTGGCTGCCGCTAAAGGGCGAGAACACAAGTTATTACAGTATATGgtgaggttaaaaaaaaagagcgcAGAGACAAAgttgtacaaaaacaaaactttctttcaaaatgtgtatttaatcAAATGCATTTGTTCAACGAATGATGATTTATCAAATGGGATTTGTTTTTcgacaaaaaaaaatacttattaTAAGTCATAGCCATCCTTTGATTGTACAATACATATTATTTCATCTCTCATATAACCTCTTGTACATAGATCAGCAACAGGTAACActtattttctccattaaacAAAGACTCAACTTCTATAACACCATAGTGCAAATGAGAGACTGGTGAAAATCAAGATGGTTTTGTCAGTGACACAGTTGTCAGTTCATgtgcaaacacattttaattattagCGTCGTCTTTGATTTTTTGACTGATTTGTTAAGAATTTGACTGGGAGTCATTTGCCTGACTGAGGTAGTGAATGTTAATCATCCACAGTCTGAGGACGACACATGCAGACAAATGTCATTCTACCACAGTGACACGGTGACATTTCAGCAGAGTGCACGAGTGCTTTGTTGCACTGTTCGGATGAAGCAAGCAAAACTTTGGGACAGTGCTTACGACAAAATGAATTACCTGAGCTTGATAAATGAGCAGAACATATTCTACGAAACATTAGTCATACACCCAACCGTTACTTTATCAGACCGCATTGATAAAACTGTTTAAGTTGAACTTATCTTTACACGAGTAGTTGCATTGAAAAGTTTGTCCTTTTTATCTCATCTTTCTCATCGTTAGGGTAGTGTTCCATTTGATTATACgacagaaaataaacttttaagaATTTCCAAAACCAGAACAGAGCAAATTAAGgaattaagaaataaaaacaagtgtaaAGACGAAAGATTTAAGCTCTTTTCGAGATTATTCACCATAAAAAGCCAATGACGCATatgattaaaaccaaatatgAACTCAGGGTCCAGTAAGAAAAACTTTGTTTAGGTTACTGTTAACGCTGACAGATGATTTACACATGAATGAAGTATCTGTAATAAGGCAAGTAACAGAGCTCTGCTCAAAACCCCTTTTAAAAAGAactataaaaaacattatttaaaaaaaaacattatacatatatacatctAAAATACTTAGGAAACCTATATTATGAGTGGCATTAGCATATGATAAAGTCAGGCGCTATTAATCAGTGATATTGATCCCTTTCCACAGGACATGAGTCTcatcaatttaaatgtttttaaaaaaacattccaaGAATCTTAACTCACACCCAGGAGTCAGTGGAGAGTGAGAGGTAGACAAAAAGGTGAGAGGAGCGACCGTGTCCAAAGGAAGATTTGCAATTTGTCCTTATCTGTATAATATAAGCTATTAATACACGATTATTAAATAGCCAGGGTCAGACTGTCAGTTCTGGTGGGAAGAGCCACAGATGACAGCGCTGGGCGGAGTCAGTAGCTCTGCCCCTGTGgcagatgattgacagctttgGGGTGGACAGTGCATTCGCTTGCTCCAAAGCCCAGGACCCATGTGTGTTCCCCtcacaatcatcatcatcatcatctgcaaaATATCAATGACAGCAAAGAGCGGAAAACATTAGTCAGTCAGATATAAGACAAGGTCCATTGAATTAAAGAGTAGATACACAGAGAGACGGAAACAGAGGTATGGTTTGTTTatacagtgtttcccacagactTAAAGCCGACCACAGGTACTCGATTGTTGAGACGAAACTTGCCCTTAAAGTCTACATGAATGTGAAAGCTGTGACCTACATAAATGTACCCACCGGGTTAGCAAACGCAGCAGCCATTTCCTGCACCTTGTGGTGAAGTAAGTCTTGTTTGTCTGCTGTTCATGAAGAGGGTCTGTATAAATGCTGTGCCACGAACGCACCACGGAAAATTTCAAGTCACAAAATTAAGCTCTTTCTCCTTTTGACAGTAGCCCTGTTTACACAACCCGGTAATCAGCAGGCCACCAGGTTTACTttacaaactaaataaaaactcATATCTACCAACATATCAATGATAACATGACACATCATCTGAAAGTAGTAAACCTTTAAAACTTCTTAACCTAGTTAACTATTAAAACTAAGAGTTGTCGACACAGTCACATGATGCTGCGTGTGGGTCATGTGGTTGGAAGGAGGTTTAGATGATGGGACCAAAGAACAAATCCATAAAAACACAGTTCGATGAAAACACCGAAAGACATTTAGTAAAATCTGAAATTATCTATTTCATCTCACTCTAAACTCAGAGTAGCACGGgagaaatacaaatatctatatatctatactAGTTTCTCTAGATTTGGACTAAATTGAACTGCAGCAGGTTCAGCTGAGGACGTGTTCAGTGAATCAGCACAGGAGCTCCTGCCAGTGTTCCTGACCAAAATATGCCGGTGGCACTTGATTACATGAGTGGCTGGTTCGTTATGTTTCTGAGATGCTTGTCTAATTGTTGGATAAGTGGCTGGAAAAGCAGTGGCTGAAGGTGAACGGTCAAAGTTACTCACTCTGCGTCTGAAGTGGCCTCTTTCTGGAGTTTGGCTCGGGCTGCAGCCGATTGGTTCaaacctcctcctgcagaaaaaaaagggaagtggTGTTTGTTTAACAGTGACAAAGGAAAGGGAAGGATTGTCTcgtgagaaaataaagaacaggGGTAGACTGAGGTTATACAAATCTGAGAGAATATGGCAAAGGACTGAGGGAAGTGTAAAAACGTGAAAGTCTTTTCCTACCTCTTTGATAATCCACAAAGTACAGCATAACGCTCGCCACCAGGGCCACTGCAAGAGAGAGAGCCAGAAAAACAATGTGTCGAATCAATCACAATGTCACGGTCAAGTGTCTAACAGCAGTTTGAAAGACTATTCtctcacaagcacacacaaagcCAGAGGAAAAATACTTACGGCAAATACAGGCGCAGAAAAACACTTCCAAAACCAGGTATCCTTTGTTGTCCAGGATGGCTCCTGCTGCCATGGCGATGAGCGCGAGTCCCAGGTTCTGGATCGACTGCATGCTGGTTGCACGGAGGAAGAAAGGCAGAAGACAAAATAAAGTCGATTAATTAACAATTAACAGCAATGTGCTATCCACACAAGCAGAGTATACTGAATAGTATGGGAGTCAACGAGGGTACATACAAGCCGTAGGCCGTCCCCAGCTGATGCTCGGGCACCACAAAGGCCACCATGGGCCACAGTGCACAGGCCAGTAAAGAGTAGGAGACACCCAGCAGGGACTGGAACACAAGGAAGCAAACACATGCTCTCACATTACTTTACATGGCTCTGCACAGAATCCCTTAGTGAGTTGTAACACATCTTGATATACTGTATGAGAAAACGATATAAGAAATAGATGATGATGTCCTGCTATTGATTGGTAGAGACAGAGGTTTCTTGTGTCTATTCTCGTGTATATTTCTTCATCGTTGTATTTTCAACAGATTTGGTCATTCAATATTTGAGATTTCCTGTCACTGGTTTGAGGTGGGCAGAGTttaatcagaaaaaaaagattatgaCATACTTCTGTGCACTAATCTGGATTTAGCTTACACCAAAAGATCTGATCAAACCACACACAGAGTTCAGATGAAGCAGATTAACCAAACTTTTAACTGTTAATAAATCATAGATAAAAGGTAGATTGTAGTTTATTTAGTTGTGAGAATTGAATGTTTTAGATAAACACTGATGTTAGTTCAGTCTTCAGgggctttttttatttctacatgTGTAACCTTCTAGTATCATTACCAACTAAGGCTGAAGGTTACACTAAAGCTTCTGTAGAGAAGAAAAATTTAAGCATTTGTAACCACAAGGCCAAATATTCTGCAATAATTTGGAATAAATACAGAGCATAAAGGACCTTCAACTATCCTCAATGACTGCCATTCCTCATTCTACCTTGTACACAATAAACCTTACATACCCAGAATCTCAGTACCTACTAGTATTTGCTGACATCACAATTAATTTCTTAAATCCATTTTACCATTGTTCAACTAACAAAATTTATGTTTCAATTCCAGGGGCATTACCATGGCGATCCATGGATTCCAGAAGGTGAAGGCCAGCATCATATGAGCGCAGAGTGTGGCGGCCACGGCAGTTATTACCCAAATCACATTCTTCCCCGTCTTATCCACCATGAAGCCCAGAATCGGAGATGCAGGGGCTGAGATGATGTACACAAtactgagagagacagagaatggAATGAAGGGAGTAATGAACAGCGCATCCACTGCACTGATGCTGAAGACGTGTATATATACAGAGAGCTAGTGGAGAGACTGAGCTCATACTGTCACACTGACGATTGATCTTTGGAACTATACTCCATAACAATCCGCCTGTGATTCTGTAAGTTGGAGTCTAATGACAGTAACCTGGAAACAACCCCCTTtgcaaaaatctgtctttacaaaCCTGATGTcattccttttattttgttcccAGATTCAGGGGCTTGAAGATTTCTCAGCTCGCAAATCTAATGTAATCTGCTCCACAGGAAGTATCCAAGTGTACCCCACAGAGGAAATTCAGAATACGTCAGCAAGAGCAGACTATAATAGTGTTAGTGCCTTAAGGTCTCCGGGGCCTATTACACCTGATCTGATTTACCTGTTGACAGCTCTGGCTTCAGCCGGGGAGAAGTCGAATTTTTCAATGAAGAACACCCTGTAAACAAAGCAAATGAGATGGTGGGCTCACGGTGCACTGGGATGTTAAGACTTGATGTTGATTTGACCTCAAAGGGAACAGAAACCAAACAAGTGCACcactagctctctctctctctttatctctcgcTCGCTCTGTCTCACATGCATAGTTTTTTGCCACATTTGCATAACAACTATTTGCTCTGTAAGCACTGACCCTCTGTGGAAGATAAACATGTGAGTTGCTAAGTGATTGGAGTGTGCCTTTCAGTGCAGGAAATACAGGCTTTGATCATTTCAATTGGTTCCTTTCACTGAAAACCCATTTGTCAAACCTCTTTCCATGTGTGACTCCCCCGTCACTCTCTTGTGACTGTGGGCTGATGACATCGCAGCATCGAGAGGTTGCACTGTTAAATCTTTCCGTAGACATTAGCATTAATCTATTCACACAGATGTATCCTATTGGTTTCATTTCACACAATCTAACAACAATATCTTGTTTAGGAGCTGATAATCATGATAtagattattataaaaataacttaaatttCTATAGCGTCTTTTAAGAGACCCAAGGACACTTTACATATTTAAGGGGACAAAGAAGAAGACACGGTGGTTCACTGAAGTGG from Limanda limanda chromosome 6, fLimLim1.1, whole genome shotgun sequence includes the following:
- the LOC133003949 gene encoding P2Y purinoceptor 3-like; the encoded protein is MEDFHICPVNSYYKRFLLPVSYSLVFVLGLALNGTLLWCTCCRRTRSWSSTSIYMTNLAVADLLYVLSLPPLIISNARGDLWPFGDVLCKSVRFFFLLNLHCSMMFLACVSVHRFLGVCFPVVAAAVRLRTRRSALLASGTVWFLAAAEISPTLLFAHTGEINNMTVCFEMTNPRNFGVYFPYGLFLAIVGFLVPFIIVVTCYCSMMKVLSSRTAGSISNSPALMRNRSLSTVLLVLLVFVLCFGPYHVARTVYLFVRVDVPADCQLLDVVMISYKVWKPVVSFNCCANPLLYFWGSHRRRQQLRAWLCWRKKRRVQPGVCVVEVGSRNRTGG